A window of Natrinema versiforme contains these coding sequences:
- a CDS encoding helix-turn-helix domain-containing protein, with product MVRDPFASESTPAAEEICSALDDPDCREIIRNLEEPMTASELSKRCEIPQSTLYRKLELLTEATLLEESTEIRQDGHHASKYSVAFDEITLGLDEDRSLTVQIDRPARTADERLADLWSEVRKET from the coding sequence ATGGTCCGGGACCCGTTCGCTTCGGAATCGACGCCGGCTGCGGAGGAGATCTGCTCCGCGCTGGACGATCCCGACTGCCGTGAAATCATCCGAAACCTCGAGGAACCCATGACCGCATCGGAGCTATCGAAGCGGTGTGAGATCCCGCAGTCGACGCTGTACCGGAAACTCGAGTTGTTGACCGAGGCGACGCTGCTCGAGGAGTCGACCGAGATTCGACAGGACGGACATCACGCGAGCAAGTACTCGGTCGCGTTCGACGAGATCACGCTCGGGTTAGACGAGGACCGGTCGCTGACGGTCCAGATCGATCGGCCGGCGCGGACGGCGGACGAACGGCTTGCGGACCTGTGGTCGGAGGTGCGAAAGGAAACATGA